TTGCCCTAAAAAAATAGTGACCATCATTTTAATACTctgttatcatttttaataatttatcaaatgaaaatacCAGACATTTGTAGGTAGCAGTTTCTTCATGGGGAGCTTTTCCCATATCATCATTAATTAAATCCtgttcttattattttttgtgtatgtatgtttctgTTGCTCTGTCAGATAACACTTCAGGCTCGGTGGGTTTCCATCTTCGATATCTGATATTTTAGACAGTTAACAATTAATTGTGtaatgaaaatataagaaatgaaATAGATCCAACTTTATTTCTGTAGCCTGGGGCTGGTGgatgtggagaaaatcaaaaatcgcaatgtttttgacaaaataccTCTATCGATATGGTAGGGTTGACTGTTGGcacttcacaaaatatttaaacaatgacatttttgataaataatcatcagtaatgtggttATAAttactaagtgggtaaaggcaaataacagaacagtctggaaagttcagaaaattacatcactttactatAAAGCAtccattaaaaccaggaaaaaacaacacttatgGTATTACATTAACCTAAATAAAAGATTATAACTATTCTCAGATcatgatattgatataatatcaatTCATAGCCCTTCTGTGGCCCATTTCgtaaaaaaaggtgaaatacaGTGGgcttcacaaaaatgaaaattaagtaaataaataaatctaaattgtatatttatatatgtgtgtgtgtttagaaagAAAGATTCACTAAATTAAAGCGTAACATTAGCTATATTTACTTGTGCATTCTTTCATTCAGTGTGTACTGTAGACGCGCTGATGATGGCAGCAAATGATAAATGTGCTCTCTGGTTAACCACGTTCACCATAACGGTTTGTTTGAGGCTCGAGCTTTACAGATGTGTTCATCTTCCTTTACTGCTCAGTAGTCCACATTTTGATTGATTGTTACTCAACAGATCTTTTTCCACTgagaacattttgaaatgtcacagtATTAAAAAACGAACAGGTGTAAATACTTAAATTAAAGTTGGCTGAATTCCAATTCTCTGCTttagtttcagggtcctggtattTTGTTGACACAGAGCTGCTACCAATCTCTTGTTTATctgctacatgtttttttaaattttatttttgtaatccCTTCAGCTAAAGAAGAGCATAAAGCCACCCGAGATTCCTTCGAAACACGTAAGAAACTGGGTTCCCAAAGTCCTGGAGCAGAGAAGGCAAGGCCTGGAGCTCTACCTGCAGGTCTGCTGACCCACCTTCACTCCAACACAACATTTCTTTCATCACATCAAGTCACTTTCATGAGGTCCAGATCGTGTCTAACCCAAGATAAACACATAGACGTGCAGTACTGATGTAGTGAGATTAAACGGGTCCAAAACGACACCAGAAAGTTCATGTAGGTCACTTGAGTTGTGCACCGCTGCTTCGTGTGCACGTTgcaatttgcttttgttttgtgtgttttgccaGACTATAATTATGGAAAATGGAGTTCTCCCAAAGATATTCCTGGATTTCCTGAATATCCGCCATTTTCCGTCAGTGCCAAAAACAGAAAGCTGTGGGTGAGTTGAGACTCAATAAGATAAAAAAGACCAGTTTTGTggcatttaaaaactaaaaaatgtgtgtgagagtttgttgcCAGGCTGCTGGAAGGCTATGTGgcttaacttttgtttttcttctttaaggTCATTTGACACTGAATCAGAGGAATCAAGGTGAGTCATATTGTTTcggttaatttaaaaaaaacaaccaactaTTGTGTTAAATGCAGGTTGTGTCCCCTTTTTTTGGCAACGTTTTTTATTGGGAACGGAACAGTTGAACAATAGAgagaggtgattttttttcaggtattaagaagacaaaatatgtcagtaaataccctacctgtgaattttaaagcttttacgTGTCAGCAGGTCCACCTACACAAATGACTGGGTTCCTGAAAACTTCAATAGCAGGGCCCTCTtcaaaaatgttactttttttttccatgtctcaggatattaacacaaacaaatgctctctctctctgtgtataaatcaatacatttctCATGtgttacatataaaaaaaacaaatatgccatgtttaggagaggaggagagggggctTTCATCATGAAACAGGCTACAACTTATCAAAGTGGACAATAGAGGGTTACCAGGTTTGGTAGAGTTTGTCGTCACTTCCTCTCAATTAACCTAAAATGCAGATTTTGCCTGAGATCTTTCATGAGGGCAGAGTGGGTTGGAGCCTGTGCTTACGTCAAGTTTAGTAATGCCTTACTAGAAGGgtcacaaatgttttattttgaaacgtgCTTAATGCAAGATCAGATCCTTTGACCTCAAAGAAATATTGCACCAGTTTTGTAGCGGTTACAACTCTATTAGTCACTATTTGCTCTGCCCTTGAACTTTCCTCGACATGTCAGTGACACCGCCTGCGTTTCTTCATCCTGTTAATTCATGTGCAGCAGGTAGCCGCCCACAAACCCTCTGACTTCTCCtttttggactctttttttAGCAAACTTTCACATCAGCCAGTCTTGTTGTTTCTGAGAGACCCATACCTGCTGCCGTCTGCTCACGGTGAGTTCAGGCTCAATATCTTATTATCACTCTGCTTAATCACCAAAGATGAATTATTTATGGCATCATTCGACTCATCTcaccttttaatttaaaaaactttatttccttctttcttttcagatgcattttcaAACGTTGTAATTGAAGGCGTGGTTCATGGAGTTTTCTACCCAGATCTTCAACCAAGGTAGAGCTGCAGAGCCGAAATCTGAGGCCACGTCCCTGCAAACAGATGCTTCATATTTACACAACATTTTAGGTGTGCGATGCATCAGGAGGGACGTGGCATGTTAAGATACACTGAGCCTCATTCTCATTTTccaaagcataaaacaaaaacccaccaatttcttctcttctttcgATAAGTAACTGGCATcacatttaaaagcacatttttccaTTGACATGACACACGGTAACTTCTGTACCATCACCATCAGTTGTTCTTAAAATAGTCAGTACTGACCCATATTTCAGtggatttaaatacaaaaaaaatcatttaagcAAACAACTCTTGTCAGCTATAAAATATAACTATAAGTAAAACAGTTTTGTAGcttaacagatgttttgagccaaattgaatcaaaataaagaaaaactaacATATATTTTCCTGATATCTCAAGCAAGTAATGACTGGAATTTACATACAGGATCAACTGGAAATAGAGATAAGAGGCGGATTTAAGTACGGGAAAAGATATTAAAGATATTTGAGTAAGTCAATAACAGAAGTTGAAACTCTGGGGAACCAGAGACGAAATGCTGATGTCAGCTGGGCTGAAGGATAGTTTGCCGACACAGCGGAGGCCTGTCGGGACAAAGCACAGGGCTGGAGTGTGGAGCTGGGTCGTGGCCTGCAAACAGGGAGGTGCCACTCCCTTTGCAGCACCAGTGCTGTGGTTTTTGAGTTTGTTCTGAGCTGCCAAATGGAGTCGTCTGAGGGAGAGCAGTGGGTCAGTGTGGAACAGTTTCCAGTTCGTTTGTGCATTTTGGGGGATTTGACAGCGATGTGCTACATGTTGGCGGAAATGATTTGAGTTGTGATGTGGAGCTCTTATTGAGAATCAGATGTACTGTAGTGTTTACTGGGCTCAGTCGGGCTTCTGGAAAagcagttttgtgtgtgaggtTTTTGGCATAAAGCCCGTGTGAAATGTAACCACGACAGACAGAAATATGTCGCACAATCTGTGAGTGAGGAATGACACATTACAG
This window of the Plectropomus leopardus isolate mb unplaced genomic scaffold, YSFRI_Pleo_2.0 unplaced_scaffold28742, whole genome shotgun sequence genome carries:
- the LOC121938186 gene encoding sorting nexin-24-like gives rise to the protein LKKSIKPPEIPSKHVRNWVPKVLEQRRQGLELYLQTIIMENGVLPKIFLDFLNIRHFPSVPKTESCGSFDTESEESSKLSHQPVLLFLRDPYLLPSAHDAFSNVVIEGVVHGVFYPDLQPR